One window of the Mycobacterium xenopi genome contains the following:
- a CDS encoding class I SAM-dependent methyltransferase — translation MGVVVDGRAVDRTNLHRVWKVVLVGIAVIVAIACCFVPVIAVALGLFVVLLLCARLVYPRRDRYIPNLYARDIDTYDPEYRAFIRGTISNLRRHRIRSHTLLWEAAQLPAASIDNAQELLLDLGVWIGWSTRLISDVCGRTVYGFDTFSGLVEDWELEDLTVLKRGSFSLSQPLAQRFVRDTGVTLHDGVPDALGRNVEFIKGSTYDTLAPFLAERPGAPIRLFHMDLDTYESCLHALETCKDRFVEGSILVFDEYLVTSSEMRAFYEFQRRYQLEWRYRAWGLEIMEMNIEMIPGRWKRLWYYFTAIAFYWLLADGRYVWMPFSKRFWRFWLGAPLSDIVFMLGAAGQRKSVSLEITGLGKLERERDRI, via the coding sequence GTGGGTGTGGTCGTCGATGGACGCGCGGTTGATCGGACGAACCTTCATCGTGTCTGGAAAGTAGTTCTCGTCGGCATCGCAGTCATCGTGGCCATCGCCTGCTGCTTCGTTCCGGTCATCGCCGTCGCACTCGGTTTATTTGTAGTGTTGCTGCTATGCGCACGCTTGGTTTATCCGCGTCGTGACCGCTACATTCCCAACTTATACGCCCGCGACATCGACACCTACGATCCCGAATATCGTGCGTTTATCAGGGGCACCATCTCAAATCTCCGGCGACACCGTATCCGAAGTCACACCCTATTGTGGGAAGCAGCACAGCTGCCCGCAGCGAGCATTGATAATGCTCAGGAATTATTGCTCGATCTAGGAGTCTGGATCGGCTGGTCGACAAGGCTCATATCTGACGTTTGCGGCCGCACGGTATACGGCTTCGACACGTTTTCCGGACTGGTAGAAGACTGGGAACTCGAAGACCTAACCGTCCTCAAGCGGGGATCTTTTTCGCTGTCACAACCGCTCGCACAACGTTTTGTCCGAGATACCGGCGTGACGTTGCACGACGGCGTGCCGGACGCGCTCGGCCGTAACGTCGAGTTCATAAAAGGCAGCACCTATGACACGTTGGCGCCATTTCTAGCCGAACGGCCCGGTGCTCCGATCCGGCTTTTCCACATGGATTTGGATACATATGAAAGTTGCCTGCACGCGCTAGAAACCTGTAAGGATCGATTCGTCGAAGGATCCATCCTGGTCTTTGACGAGTACCTCGTCACCAGCAGCGAAATGCGCGCGTTCTACGAGTTTCAGCGCCGCTACCAGCTAGAATGGCGCTATCGCGCTTGGGGCCTCGAGATCATGGAAATGAATATCGAGATGATTCCTGGACGCTGGAAGCGCTTGTGGTATTACTTCACGGCCATTGCATTCTATTGGTTGCTTGCAGACGGTCGCTATGTATGGATGCCCTTCAGCAAGCGTTTCTGGAGATTCTGGCTCGGCGCGCCTTTAAGCGACATCGTCTTCATGCTGGGCGCTGCCGGCCAGCGGAAGTCGGTCAGCCTGGAGATTACCGGCCTAGGGAAACTCGAACGGGAACGCGATCGCATCTAG
- a CDS encoding MbtH family protein, whose product MGINPFDDDNGNFLVLLNDEEQHSLWPFADVSAGWRVVYGEAGRAACLHYVEQNWTDIRPKSLRERLAGSRGIDN is encoded by the coding sequence GTGGGCATCAATCCGTTCGACGACGACAACGGTAACTTTCTCGTCTTGCTCAACGACGAGGAGCAACACAGCCTGTGGCCGTTCGCTGATGTTTCAGCTGGCTGGCGAGTGGTGTACGGCGAAGCAGGCCGTGCTGCATGTCTGCACTACGTCGAACAGAATTGGACGGATATACGGCCGAAGAGTCTGCGTGAGAGGCTGGCAGGGAGCCGGGGTATCGATAACTAA